The Rhizoctonia solani chromosome 4, complete sequence genome contains a region encoding:
- a CDS encoding Retrotransposable element Tf2 protein, with amino-acid sequence MPKKTVSDRGRVFNNKFLRALYKWLGIDPHCSSAYHPQSNGQTEQVNPSIEHFLRAYSGINQQDWTKWLPMAEFAYNNAIHSSTRKTLFKALYGWEPSLTPSNVPTDVPKANKLAQTMEAQWKEVEAALWQSKIKMTAGEEGSPTIFEIGEEVWLDAKNVNLKTLSPKLMEQCLGPFKVIEKIFNQAYRLELPPTMCIHNVFYVGLLSKVKRDDKCTFESQPPPITVDGEEEYEVEGIMDMEERNRKWFFRVKWKGYGPEENTWEPQENLKNVEKFLKKYEEGIRKKGLGSAKALRGGAVL; translated from the coding sequence ATGCCCAAAAAAACTGTATCAGATAGGGGTAGAgttttcaacaacaaattcctaagggcccTATACAAATGgctaggaatagaccctcacTGCTCCTCAGCGTATCACCCAcaaagcaacggacaaacagaacaagtaaACCCTTCCATTGAGCATTTCCTCAGGGCGTATTCTGGCATTAATCAACAGGATTGGACAAAATGGCTTCccatggcagaatttgcttATAATAACGCCATACACAGCAGCACCAGAAAAACCCTGTTCAAAGCCttatatggatgggaaccttccTTGACCCCATCCAATGTGCCAACAGATGTCCCCAAAGCCAACAAACTAGCCCAAACCATGGAAGCTcagtggaaggaagtggaagcAGCCCTTTGGCAATCTAAGATAAAGATGACTGCTGGAGAGGAAGGAAGCCCAACAATATTTGAAATAGGAGAAGAAGTATGGCttgacgccaaaaacgtcaaCCTCAAGACCCTAAGTCCCAAGCTAATGGAACAATGCTTAGGACCATTCAAGGTCATTGAAAAAATCTTTAACCAAGCATACAGGCTTGAACTTCCTCCAACTATGTGCATACACAATGTTTTCTACGTAGGGCtcctgtcaaaagtcaaaagggatgacAAATGCACCTTTGAAAGCCAACCACCACCAATCACTGTGGATGGTGAAGAGGAGTATGAGGTAGAAGGGATAAtggacatggaagaaagaaacaggaaatggttcttcagagtcaaatggaaaggctatggaccagaggaaaatacatgggaaccccaagaaaacctcaaaaatgtGGAAAAATTTTTGAAGAAGTATGAGGAAGGAATAAGAAagaagggccttggcagcgccaaggcccttagagggggggcagtgttgtag
- a CDS encoding Retrotransposable element Tf2 protein, with protein sequence MARPLHNLVKKDTPWFWGIKEQEAFQGLKNAITNAPVLCHANPSKPYILETNASGAALGCILSQHQEDGWLHPLGFLSELFKGAEQNYDTHNKELLAIICSFEYWRIFLEGTAHPITVFMDHWSLEYWKESRTFNCCHAQWHLLLARYNFQIVYCPRKQSGKPDALSCCLDHANIPPANQTMLPDSVFANMALVTPKKELQRQIEAALDQDKSLEEILQFLQNKSKAPPSIKRAFKDYQMEAGLLFYQGRIVVPDAGNLRTELLRIFHNSLLASHLGRQQTLELVSRNYYWPRIRSDTYWHVDSCKTCQCIRKPKYASIPLQPLELPSRPWQHVSYDMIVDLL encoded by the coding sequence atggctaggccccTACATAActtggtcaagaaggatacacCGTGGTTCTGGGGTatcaaggaacaggaagctttCCAAGGACTGAAAAACGCCATTACCAATGCACCTGTACTCTGTCATGCCAACCCCTCCAAACCCTACATCCTTGAAACCAATGCATCTGGCGCTGCATTAGGAtgcatactcagccaacatCAAGAAGATGGCTGGTTACATCCACTAGGGTTCCTATCAGAATTGTTTAAGGGAGCAGAGCAGAATTATGACACGCACAATAAGGAACTACTTGCAATCATCTGCTcctttgaatattggcgcaTCTTTCTGGAAGGCACAGCTCACCCAATCACGGTCTTCATGGATCACTGGagcctggaatactggaaggagtctagAACCTTTAACTGttgccatgcacaatggcacctcctATTAGCCAggtacaacttccaaattgtctatTGCCCCAgaaaacagtcaggaaagCCGGATGCACTCTCATGCTGCTTGGATCATGCCAATATTCCTCCTGCCAACCAAACAATGCTTCCAGATTccgtatttgccaacatggCCCTAGTTACTCCCAAGAAAGAACTCCAACGCCAAATTGAGGCTGCCCTAGATCAAGACAAATcactggaggaaatactacaattcctccaaaacaagtcTAAGGCACCTCCATCTATCAAGCGCGCCTTCAAGGATTACCAAATGGAAGCGGGACtcctcttctaccaagggagaattgtGGTACCTGATGCAGGAAACTTACGGACAGAGTTACTAAGAATCTTTCACAATAGCCTCTTGGCCAGTCACCTGGGTAGACAACAAACACTGGAATTAGtctcaaggaactactactggcccagAATCCGTTCTGATACCTATTGGCATGTAGACTCCTGCAAAACATGTCAATGTATCCGCAAGCCAAAGTATGCCTCCATTCCTCTGCAACCCCTAGAGCTGCCATCCAGACCTTGGCAACATGTCTCCTATgatatgatagtagacctgttgtag
- a CDS encoding Reverse transcriptase (RNA-dependent DNA polymerase), with protein sequence MLNGSSPQAGKIWKKANLTFLFDGKHMTETFLVCNTGSHTAILGIKWLEAHNPEIDWNSHTLSFPHAPLEHVAIAEEEEADKNPLEGVPPKYHQYAKVFREEEFNKLPPHRHYSIGIELTEEGPLNSPLYSMTDAESATLKDWLRDKLKAGKIRPSKSSISSPVMFVPKKDGSCCLVVDYCRLNNQTKKNVYLLPRPDNLMAQLRGAKVFTKLDLQWGYNNIQVKEGDEWKTAFCTKYGLYESLVMTFGLTNAPAAFQHFMNKLFKDLLDVCIIIYLDDILIYSKDDATHTQHVHEVLQQLMDNQLFCKASKCTFHITSMEYLGIIVLDKGFSLDRLKIQAIQEWPMPTKVKEVQSFLGFANFLC encoded by the coding sequence atgctcaatgggtcaagcccccaggctggaaaaatttggaaaaaggcaaacctaaccttcctatttgatggcaaacacatgacagagaccttcctagtctgtaacacagggtcACACACTGCCATCTTAGGAATCAAATGGCTGGAAGCCCACAATcctgaaattgattggaactcacacaccctctcctttcctcaCGCACCTCTGGAACACGTGGCAAttgctgaagaggaagaagctgacaagaaccctcttgaaggagtaccccccaaataccaccaatatgccaaggtgttcagagaagaagaattcaataagcttcccccccATAGGCATTACAGCATTGGAATTGAACTCACAGAGGAAGGCCCCCTGAATTCCCCTCtctatagcatgactgacgctgagtctgccacactcaaggactggctcagggacaaactcaaggctgggaaaatccgccccagcaagtcatctatcagttcccctgtcatgtttgtccccaaaaaggatggttcctgtTGCCTTGTAGTTGATTATTGCCGCCTGAACAATCAaaccaagaagaatgtgtacctgctaccccgtccagacaacctcatggcccagctccgtggtgccaaaGTTTTTACTAAACTAGAtctacaatggggttacaacaacatccaagtcaaggagggtgatgaatggaaaactgcctttTGCACTAAGTACGGCCTCTATgaatccctggtcatgacctttggcttaaccAATGCTcctgccgccttccaacacttcatgaacaagttgttcaaggacctcctggatgtatgcattaTTATCTATCTAGATGATATCCTGATCTATTCAAAGGATGATGCAACGCATACCCAACATGTCCATGAGGTTTTACAACAGCTAATGgataaccaattgttctgtaaggcGTCCAAATGTACATTCCACATCACTTCCATGGAAtacttgggaatcattgtattggataagggtttcagCTTGGATAGGCTCAAGATTCAAGCTATCCAGGAATGGCCTATGCCTACTAAAGTCAAAGAGGTCCAATCCTTCCTGggatttgccaatttcctttgttga
- a CDS encoding Retrotransposon-derived protein PEG10 yields the protein MATCSQSSACPPSPLNPGELGPSVPTAANELRTLKPKIFGEVSLSQAISLILGLQNQVLWLKCKLEETKEATKEAQDWMGAVDQALTCIKARGGAPHTPEDQKPPAVEATPRPLPKTNPIPVPSAPLIAWANPTKAPPAFAQPTPVQAPLQGYTPPLPLPIQLCSPQVPQPVVPIAMYQTLVKVDHPDAYTRKIGNKARQWLTQMLAWVCLNQQMFPTDQEVLSFLLMNMKDVAGAWAHPHLNQLGSHRALIQTVDNFQTEFLAAFGNPDAMQATETIAMDLDWNNAALHGQFAQGLHWEVSCLIATQEQRPTTLLELQNTALVIDNALCEECASHLPRDNKSGTSNTTPSRGASTGQQATRPGRLSSNPNFVPKEEQNCCRAEGLCIKCRKTGHKFAECHTGWKATPKEEGIKKEAAKIGKESGPELGKD from the exons atggcaacctgCTCCCAGAGCTCTGCTTGTCCCCCGTCCCCTCTCAATCcaggagagctgggaccctcTGTTCCAACAGCTGCCAATGAGCTCAGAACCCTCAAACCCAAGATCTTTGGAGAAGTATCCCTCAgccaagcaatctccctcatcctgggattgcaaaaccaagtcctctGGCTCAAGTGCAAACTTGAGGAAACAAAAGAAGCaaccaaggaagcccaagactggatgggagcagttgatcaagccctcacttgcattaaggctaggggtggagccccacacacaccagaagaccagaAACCTCCAGCAGTGGAGGCCACACCCAGGCCCTTACCCAAAACCAACCCTATTCCAgtgcctagtgcgcccctcattgcctgggccaaccccaccAAGGCTCCCCCTGCCTTTGCGCAGCCAACCCCTGTCCAAGCCCCCCTGCAAggctatactccccctctGCCTTTGCCTATCCAACTCTGTTCCCCTCAAGTCCCCCAACCAGTGGTCCCTATAGCCATGTATCAAACCCTGGTCAAGGTAGACCACCCTGATGCCTACACCAGGaaaatagggaacaaagcccgccaGTGGCTCACACAAATGCTGGCATGGGTATGTCTGAACCAACAGATGTTCCCCACAGATCAGGAGGTACTGTCCTTCCttctaatgaacatgaaggacgtagcaggggcctgggctcaTCCCCACCTCAatcaactagggtcccacagggccctaaTCCAAACAGTTGACAACTTCCAGACGGAGtttttggctgcatttggtaACCCAGATGCCATGcaagccactga gaccattgccatggacctggattggAACAATGCCGCCCTCcatgggcaatttgcacaaggcctccactgggaggtcagctgTCTCATTGCCACCCAAGAACAGCGCCCCACTACCCTCCTGGAGTTGCAAAACACAGCTCTGGTCATTGATAATGCCCTCTGTGAGGAGTGCGCCAGCCACCTGccaagggataataagtctggcACCTCCAACACTACCCCCAgcaggggggcaagtaccggccaacaagCCACCAGACCAGGGCGCCTGTCCagcaatcccaactttgtccccaaggaggaacaGAACTGctgcagggctgaaggcctctgcatcaaatgcaggAAAACAGGCCataagtttgcggaatgccacactggctggaaagccacacctaaggaggaaggcatcaaaaaagaagccgccaagattggcaaagagtctggacctgaattgggaaaagactaa
- a CDS encoding Retrotransposable element Tf2 protein, with amino-acid sequence MATRSRPPSRARSPIDQGELGPFLPPASPELGKVSLERVICLLWGLQSQVDRIERTLSEQAEVSQEVRTNVENILQTVNVVKDGLAQLQSARGPHTPEEQKPPAVEETPRAAPKAKPIGKAQPFLGAPAPIISTGAPRRDPLSLFNPYPSSSFPSGPAPAPQGPPPAPVTTPAQPPAPSTVKVDHPDAFKGKIGSEAKQWLTRMLAWVRLNQRQFPSDLEILSFLLMNMEEAAGAWAHPHLDQLGSHRALIQTVDEFKIEFLAAFGNPDATRAAERKITSLTQTSTCAKYITKFCTLQMELDWNDAALRGQFAQGLHWEVQRQIATRERQPRTLRELQDAALIIDNALRKERASHPQQGNKSGKSSTTPNRGASTGQQATKTGPLSSDPNYVSEEERNRRRAEGLCVKCGRAGHKFAKCRTGWKATPKEDKGKAKETAKIGEDSESQSGKDNNRISPLFTISIKPEKQAEHLEVLIDSGATLSFLHPRTAKALRLPLIDLPTPRTVTMLNGSSPQAGKIWKKASLTFTFDGKKMTETFLICNTGNHPAILGLKWLDAHNPEIDWNSRTLSFPHTPPEHVAIAKEEEADQNPLEGVPPEYHQYAKVFGEEEFNKLPPHRHYNIGIELTEEGPLNSPLYSMTDAESATLKDWLRDELKAGKIRPSKSSISSPVMFVPKKDGSRRLVVDYQRLNNRTKKNVYPLPRPDDLMAQLRGAKVFTKLDLRWGYNNVRVKEGDEWKTAFQTKYGLYESLVMTFGLTNAPAAFQHFMNELFKDLLDVCVIIYLDDILIYSKDDASHTEHVHKVLKRLMDNQLFCKASKCTFHVTSVEYLGIIVSDKGFSLDKLKIQAVQEWPTPSKVKEVQSFLGFANFLQRFVANFSHMARPLHNLVKKDTPWKWESREQEAFQGLKDAITNAPVLCHADPTKPHFLETDASGAALGSILSQRQEDGRLHPLGFLSESFKGAEQNYDTHDKELLAIICSFEYWRIFLEGTVHPITVFTDHRNLEYWKESRTFNRRHARWHLLLAGYNFQIVYRPGKQSGKPDALSRRSDHADIPPADQTMLPDPVFANVALVTPEKELQRQIEASLDQDESLEEILQFLQNESKAPPSIKRAFKDYEMEAGLLFYQGRIVVPDVGTLRTDLLRIFHDSPLAGHPGRQQTLELVSRNYYWPGIRADTYWHVDSCETCQRIRKPKYASIPPQPLKLPVRPWQHVSYDMIVDLPKDGSNDSILVIVDSFTKYGIFVKCSKKLKAPELAELFLEHVWKRHGMPKKTVSDRGRVFNNKFLKALYKRLGIDPHFSLAYHPQSNGQTERVNPSIKHFLRAYSGVNQRDWTKWLPMAKFAYNNAVHSSTGKTPFKALYGWEPTLTPSNVPTDVPEADDLAQSMEAQWKEVESALRQSKQRMTAGEDGNPIEFEIGEEAWLDAKNVNLKTLSPKLTEQRLGPFKVIEKISNRAYRLELPPTMRIHNVFYVGLLSKVKRDKKRAFESRPPPVTVDGEEEYEVEGITDAEERNGKWFFRVKWKGYGLEENTWEPRENLKNAEKILKEYKEDVRKKALGAAKALRGGAVS; translated from the exons atggcaacccgctcccggccgccctctcgagcccgctcccctatcgatcaaggagagctgggacccttccttccgccagcctcccctgagcttggcaaagtctcACTTGAGCGGGTCATCTGCCTTCTCTGGgggctccaatcccaagtcgACCGCATTGAGCGGACCCTCTCGGAACAAGCCGAAGTTAGCCAAGAGGTTCGAACCAACGTCGAGAATATCTTGCAAACggtcaatgttgtcaaggatgggcttgcccaactCCAATCTGCCCGGGGCCCCCataccccagaagaacaaaaaccccccgCGGTcgaggaaactcccagggccgcgcccaaagccaagcctattggcaaggctcaaccattccttggggccccagcccccatcatctccacaggggccccTAGACGCGACCCCCTATCACTCTTCAACCCCTAtccctcctcttccttcccttctggaccggctccagccccccaaggacctccaccagcgcctgTCACCACCCCGGCAcagcctccagccccctccactgtaaaagtggaccacccagatgccttcaaaggcaagatAGGCTCggaggccaagcaatggctaacCCGCATGCTGGCCTGGGTTCGCCTCAACCAGAGGCAGTTCCCCTCGGACTTGGAAATCCTCAGCTTCCTTCTCATGAATATGGAGGAAGcagctggggcctgggctcaTCCCCACTTGGACCAATTAGGGTCCCACCGCGCACTCATCCAGACCGTGGATGAGTTCAAAATTGAATTCCTGGCCgcctttggcaaccctgatgcAACACGTGCAGCGGAGCGGAAGATCACTTCCCTGACACAGACCAGCACTTGTGCCAAATACATTACTAAGTTCTGCACATTGCAAatggaacttgattggaatgaTGCCGCACTACGCGGCCAATTTGCGCAGGGacttcactgggaggtccaaagacagattgccacaagggagaggcaaccccgtaccctgagggagctgcaagatgctgccctcatcatcgacaacgccctccgcaaggagagagccagccacccgcaacagggtaataagtctggcaaATCTTctaccacccccaaccggggggcgagtaccggccaacaggccaccaaaaccggTCCCCTCTCTTCcgaccccaactacgtctcggaagaagaacgaaaccgccgccgcgcagaaGGCCTCTGTGTGAAATGCGGAAGGGCCGggcacaagtttgccaagtgtAGAaccggctggaaggctaccccaaaggaggataaggggaaagccaaggaaaccgccaagattggcgaagACTCTGAAtcccaatcgggaaaaga taacaatagaatttCCCCCCTGTTCACAATTTCGATTAAACCAGAGAAGCAAGCGGAAcacctagaagtcctgatagactcaggcgccacattgtCATTCCTCCATCCACGTACCGCCAAGGCACTACGCCTACCCCTCATAGATCTCCCAACACCCcgcaccgttactatgctcaatgggtcaagcccccaggctggcaaaatctggaaaaaggcgtCACTAACCTTTACttttgatggcaagaaaatgacgGAAACATTTCTCATTTGTAACACTGGAAACCACCCAGCCATCTTAGGCCTAAAATGGTTAGACGCCCATAACCCGGAAATAGATTGGAACTCGCGCACCCTCTCATTCCCTCATACGCCCCCGGAACACgtagccattgccaaagaggaggaagctgatcaaaacccccttgaaggagtacccccagaataccaccagtatgccaaggtatttggggaggaagaattcaacaagcttcccccacaccggcattacaacattggaaTCGAACTTACCGAGGAAGGTCCCCTTAATTCGCCCCTCTATAGTATGACCGACGCTGAGTCCGCTacgctcaaggactggcttagGGACGAACTCAAGGCGGGCAAAATACGTCCTAGCAAATCTTCCATCAGCTCCCCTGTGatgtttgttccaaaaaaggatggctcccgtcGTTTAGTGGTTGACTACCAACGCTTGAAtaaccggacaaaaaagaacgtctacccgttaccccgcccagatgacctcatggcccaactccgtggtgccaaggtcttcaccaaactagatctaaggtggggttacaataacgtccgtgttaaagaaggtgacgaatggaaaacagccttccaaaccaagtacggcctctacgaatccctggtcatgacttttggcctgacaaacgcTCCTGCCGctttccagcacttcatgaatgaactattcaaggatttactggatgtatgcgtcatcatttaccttgatgacatcctaatttattctaaggatgacgcatctcaCACGGAGCATGTCCACAAGGTCCTGAAAAGGCTAATGGATAACCAGTTGTTTTGCAAAGCGTCAAAGtgcaccttccacgtcacttccgtggaatacctgggaatcattgtttcGGACAAAGGGTTCAGcttggacaagctcaagatccaggctgtacaggaatggccaaCACCAAGtaaggttaaagaagtccaatcgttcctaggctttgccaacttcctccaaCGATtcgttgccaacttcagccacatggctaggccgttacacaacctagtcaagaaggacactccttggaaatgggaatcaagggaacaagaagcttttCAAGGGCTGAAGGACGCAATCACAAATGCACCCGTACTTTGCCACGCAGACCCCACTAAACCCCATTTTCTGGAAACGGACGCATCTGGTGCAGCTTTGGGATCCATACTTAGTCAACGTCAGGAAGATGGCCGGTTACATCCATTGGGTTTCCTTTCAGAATCATTTAAGGGAGCAGAACAGAATTATGATACgcatgacaaggaattacttGCAATCATTTGTTcctttgaatattggcgcaTCTTTTTGGAAGGAACAGTCCACCCAATCACGGTCTTTACGGATCACCGGAACctagaatactggaaggagtcaagGACCTTTAACCGACGTCACGCTAGATGGCACTTGTTACTAGCcgggtataacttccaaatcgtATACCGCCccgggaaacaatcagggaagccagacGCACTCTCACGCCGATCAGACCACGCCGATATACCTCCTGCCGatcagaccatgctccccgaccctgtctttgccaacgtagCCCTAGTCACACCTGAGAAAGAACTCCAGCGTCAAATTGAGGCTAGCTTAGACCAAGACGAATCTCTGGAagaaatattacaattcctccagaacgagtccaaggcccccccctccatcaaacgagCGTTCAAGGATTACGAGATGGAAGCCGGCCTGCTATTTTACCAAGGGCGGATTGTAGTACCAGACGTTGGGACACTGAGAACAGACTTACTCCGTATATTCCacgacagccccttggccgGCCACCCAGGCAGACAACAGACCTTAGAATTGGTATCCAgaaactactactggcctggtaTCCGTGCAGAcacgtattggcatgtggactcctgtgaaacgtgccaacggatcaggaagcccaaataCGCATCTATTCCACCTCAGCCGCTCAAACTTCCGgttagaccctggcaacacgtgtcttacgacatgatagtagatctACCCAAAGACGGAAGCAACGACTCCATCCTGGTCATAGTGGATAGTTTCACGAAGTATGGgatttttgtcaaatgttccaagaagctcaaggcaccTGAACTGGCGGAATTATTCTTGGagcacgtatggaaacggcATGGTATGCCCAAGAAAACGGTCTCAGATAggggaagggtcttcaataacaaattcctgaaggcactatacaaacgcctaggaatagacccccacttctccttggcgtACCATCCGCAGAGCAACGGACAGACAGAACGGGTTAACCCATCCATCAAACATTTCCTCAGGGCATACTCAGGGGTcaatcaacgggactggaccaaatggctaccaatggccaaatttgcgtacaacaatgcgGTCCACAGCAGCACAGGAAAAACACCATTTAAAgccttgtatggatgggaacccacccTGACACCTTCTAACGTACCCACGGatgtaccagaagctgaCGACTTAGCCCAATCAATGGAGGcgcaatggaaggaagtggaatcggcactccggcaatctaagcaacgCATGACGGCCGGGGAGGATGGAAACCCAATAGAGTTTGAGATTGGggaagaagcttggctggacgccaaaaacgtcaacctcaaaaccttgaGTCCAAAGCTCacagaacaacgcctaggaccGTTTAAGGTTATTGAGAAGATCTCCAACCGAGCTTACCGTCTAGAACTCCCCCCTACCATGcgaatccacaacgtcttctatgtaggacttCTATCCAAAGTAAAAAGAGACAAGAAACGCGCCTTTGAGAGCCgccccccaccagtcaccgtggacggggaggaagaatacgaggtagAAGGGATTACCGATGCAGAAGAACGcaatgggaaatggtttttccgggtaaaatggaaaggttacggCTTggaagaaaacacatgggaaccccgGGAGAACCTGAAAAACGCGGAAAAAATTTTGAAAGAATACAAGGAAGACGtaagaaagaaggccctcggcgctgccaaggcccttagagggggggcagtgtcgtag